A window of Variovorax paradoxus EPS genomic DNA:
GACGATCGCGCCCGGCGGCACGGTGAAGCTCAAATTGTCGATCAGCATGCGGTCGCCGAAGGACTTGCTGACGCCGTGGAACTCGAACACCTGCTGGCCCAGTCGCTCGGCCACAGGAATGAAGATTTCCTGGGTTTCGTTGCGCTTCTGGTATTCCATGTCGCTCAGCTCTTCGAAGCGGGCGAGACGCGACTTGCTCTTGGCCTGGCGCGCCTTCGGGTTCTGGCGCGACCATTCCAGTTCCTTCTTCAGGGCCTTGGCGTGGGCTTCTTCGCTCTTCTGCTCCTGCGCCAGGCGTTCGCCCTTCTGCTCGAGCCAGGTGCTGTAGTTGCCCTTCCATGGAATGCCGCGACCGCGGTCCATTTCCAGGATCCACTCGGCCGCGTTGTCCAGGAAGTAGCGATCGTGGGTGATGGCCACCACGGTGCCGGTGAAGCGCTGCAGGAACACTTCGAGCCACTCCACCGATTCGGCGTCCAAGTGGTTGGTCGGTTCGTCGAGCAGCAGCATGTCGGGCTTGGACAGCAAGAGGCGGCAAAGCGCCACACGGCGCTTTTCGCCGCCTGACAAGAGGCCGATCTTCGCGTCCCACGGCGGGAGGCGCAGCGCGTCGGCGGCGATTTCCAGCTGATGCTCGGAATCGGTGCCGGCCGTGGCGATGATGGCTTCGAGCTGGGCCTGTTCGGCTGCCAGTGCGTCGAAGTCGGCGTCTTCGGCGCCGTAGGCGATGTACACCTCTTCGAGGCGCGCCTTGGCCGCGAACACCGCGCCCATGGACTCCTCGACCGATTCGCGCACCGTGTGCTCGGTGTTGAGCTTGGGTTCCTGCTCCAGGTAGCCGATCGTCATTCCCGGCATGGGCAGCGCTTCGCCCTCGAATTCCTTGTCCACACCCGCCATGATCTTGAGCAGCGTGGACTTGCCCGAGCCGTTCAGGCCGAGCACGCCGATCTTGGCGCCGGGGAAGAAAGAGAGCGAAATGTCTTTCAAGAGCTGCCGCTTGGGCGGCACGGTCTTGCTGACACGGTTCATCGAATAGACGTATTGAGCCATCTGTGGATAGTTACCTTGGGTACAAAGATCAGGGGAAAGCGCGGGTGCCGGAACAAGGCATTCGGGGATGCATTCGGGCGCGGCAAACCACCGATTATCGACTCATGCGACAATTG
This region includes:
- the ettA gene encoding energy-dependent translational throttle protein EttA — translated: MAQYVYSMNRVSKTVPPKRQLLKDISLSFFPGAKIGVLGLNGSGKSTLLKIMAGVDKEFEGEALPMPGMTIGYLEQEPKLNTEHTVRESVEESMGAVFAAKARLEEVYIAYGAEDADFDALAAEQAQLEAIIATAGTDSEHQLEIAADALRLPPWDAKIGLLSGGEKRRVALCRLLLSKPDMLLLDEPTNHLDAESVEWLEVFLQRFTGTVVAITHDRYFLDNAAEWILEMDRGRGIPWKGNYSTWLEQKGERLAQEQKSEEAHAKALKKELEWSRQNPKARQAKSKSRLARFEELSDMEYQKRNETQEIFIPVAERLGQQVFEFHGVSKSFGDRMLIDNLSFTVPPGAIVGIIGPNGAGKSTLFKLLAGKEKPDTGEVVIGSTVKMAFVDQHRDELANNKTVWEDISNGLDIINVGKFQMASRAYAGRFNFNGADQQKKVGTLSGGERGRLHLAKTLIAGGNVLLLDEPSNDLDVETLRALEDALLEFAGTVMVISHDRWFLDRIATHILAAEGDSQWTFFDGNYQEYEADKKKRLGEEGAKPKRMRYKALK